A DNA window from Ipomoea triloba cultivar NCNSP0323 chromosome 10, ASM357664v1 contains the following coding sequences:
- the LOC116033163 gene encoding receptor-like serine/threonine-protein kinase SD1-7, whose product MGRIILYDSLVVAIVCCLFIWHGLLQSGVSAKNTLAPGEFLLPTDDDYLESSNKLFKLKFMKRPGSGFSSAISCFLSIEWASYAVTSTSEETTIWVAWLGETETWSYISDLIMKRDGRLLISDDVDQELVVNDDQQYPFVMNTTATLLDTGNLVLRGGGRTLWQSFDHSTGNTWMPGMKLGWFGLKKTPQQQRCLTSWTSEENPSPGAFRLCVDPNNTKQLVAMRRGVVYWHSGVWNGNNFPFLQVDFFHSEFVQDKKYTMITSYIDCDSNDNEGCLRSPKQSNCSAGDMFNSTTGFIEWNLWERVSLNTTLNIGDCKEMCIKNCSYTAYATLEESDGTGCKFSSSTKYHYASHGDTLYLRYAAISVDTAPIVPSMQQLAGHDEELPFFDFKSIELATNYFSQENKLGQGGFGPVYKGILANGQEIAAKRLSKMSGHGVEQFKNEVLLISKLQHRNLVRLMGCCIQGDERILIYEYLPNKSLDSILFDARKKVCLDWGKRTSIISGIAQGLLYLHKYSRLRIIHRDLKTSNILLDVHMHPKISDFATARIFKDSDSRANTKSIIGTYGYMSPEYVMDGCFSEKSDVFSFGVMIMEIVSGKRNNGFYNPDRVSNLLGYAWDLWIEGKISDLIDQTMDKMISVIEATRYIQVGLLCVQDSATDRPTMTDVVSMLGNESTILPIPKQPGFSAIIGLKYGDVANNSKPCSLNEVTITEIEGR is encoded by the exons ATGGGTAGGATAATATTGTATGATAGTTTAGTGGTTGCAATTGTTTGTTGCTTATTCATCTGGCATGGCTTGTTGCAATCTGGTGTTAGTGCTAAAAATACACTTGCACCTGGAGAATTCTTATTACCGACTGATGACGATTACTTGGAGTCATCAAATAAACTCTTCAAGTTAAAATTCATGAAGCGACCCGGCTCTGGCTTTAGCTCTGCTATTAGCTGCTTTTTGAGTATAGAGTGGGCTAGTTATGCAGTCACATCCACTTCTGAAGAAACAACAATTTGGGTTGCTTGGCTAGGTGAAACTGAAACTTGGTCTTATATTTCAGATTTAATAATGAAAAGAGATGGCCGGTTGTTGATATCTGACGATGTTGATCAAGAATTGGTTGTAAACGATGATCAACAATATCCATTTGTCATGAACACAACAGCAACTCTACTTGACACCGGCAACTTAGTGTTGCGGGGTGGGGGTCGTACGTTGTGGCAAAGTTTTGATCACTCCACTGGTAATACTTGGATGCCAGGGATGAAATTGGGGTGGTTTGGGCTAAAGAAAACTCCTCAACAGCAGCGTTGTTTGACTTCTTGGACAAGTGAGGAGAATCCTTCTCCGGGTGCTTTTAGATTGTGTGTTGATCCAAACAATACCAAGCAGCTAGTTGCCATGCGAAGAGGGGTTGTTTATTGGCACAGTGGGGTTTGGAATGGAAacaattttccatttcttcaaGTCGATTTTTTCCATTCAG AATTTGTTCAAGACAAAAAATACACAATGATAACATCATACATTGACTGTGATAGTAATGATAACGAGGGGTGCCTAAGATCACCTAAACAATCTAATTGTAGTGCGGGAGACATGTTCAATTCAACTACTGGTTTCATCGAATGGAATTTATGGGAACGAGTGTCATTGAACACCACGTTAAATATTGGTGACTGCAAAGAAATGTGCATAAAAAATTGTTCTTACACCGCCTATGCTACACTCGAAGAATCTGATGGAACAGGCTGCAAATTTTCGTCTTCCACTAAATACCACTATGCGTCTCACGGCGACACTCTTTACCTTCGATATGCAG CTATAAGTGTTGACACAGCCCCAATTGTGCCATCCATGCAACAACTTGCTGGTCACGATGAGGAGTTACCCTTCTTTGATTTTAAAAGCATAGAGCTTGCAACAAATTATTTTTCTCAAGAAAATAAGCTTGGTCAAGGAGGATTTGGTCCTGTATACAAG GGAATATTAGCCAATGGTCAAGAAATCGCAGCAAAGCGGCTCTCAAAAATGTCTGGACACGGAGTTGAGCAATTCAAAAATGAAGTTCTATTGATCTCCAAATTGCAACATAGGAATCTTGTTAGACTTATGGGTTGTTGCATTCAAGGAGATGAAAGGATATTAATATATGAGTACCTCCCAAATAAAAGTTTGGATTCAATTCTTTTTG ATGCAAGAAAGAAAGTTTGTCTTGATTGGGGAAAGCGTACATCCATAATTAGTGGGATCGCTCAAGGGCTTTTGTACCTCCACAAATATTCAAGACTAAGGATTATACATAGAGATTTAAAAACAAGTAACATATTGTTAGACGTTCACATGCATCCCAAAATTTCTGATTTTGCAACTGCCAGAATATTTAAAGATAGTGATTCTCGAGCAAACACAAAAAGCATTATTGGGACCTA TGGTTACATGTCTCCGGAATATGTCATGGATGGTTGCTTCTCGGAGAAATCAGATGTTTTTAGCTTTGGAGTCATGATAATGGAGATTGTAAGTGGAAAGAGAAACAACGGTTTCTACAATCCAGATCGTGTTTCAAATTTACTTGGTTAC GCTTGGGATTTGTGGATTGAAGGAAAAATTTCAGATCTAATAGATCAAACAATGGACAAAATGATTTCAGTCATTGAAGCGACAAGATATATCCAAGTAGGTTTGCTATGTGTTCAAGATAGTGCAACGGATAGACCAACTATGACAGATGTGGTATCCATGCTTGGTAATGAATCAACAATCTTACCCATTCCTAAGCAGCCTGGTTTCTCTGCCATCATTGGCTTAAAGTATGGTGATGTTGCTAATAATTCAAAACCTTGCTCTCTTAATGAGGTCACAATTACAGAGATTGAAGGTCGATAG